GCTCTTGCTCTAAAGAATCCAACATTCTTGAAAGTGTCGATTGAGGAACATTAAAATGCTTTTTTAACTCATTCTTCGACGTTTCTCCATGCGTTTGGATATAAAAGTATATTTGCTTTTTTAATTTGTTTTTTATTTGAACATCTTCTAGAAAGTGTTTTAGCATGTGATTCACCTGCTCTTGGATATTAACTTCAACTGCTATTTATTTACTCACTTACAATAGTTATATCTTTTCATATACGCCCTTTTTAAAAAAGCGCATTTACTTTCGAAGAAAGAACAGCCCCGATTCTACCAGGGCTTAGTTCTATAAAATCTATTTAAACATTGAGCGTTCTCACAGATTCCCTTTCTATAATTTCATGCGGTAAGTAACTTTTTGTATCCTTCAATTTCATTCCATTCAAAATCGTATTAAGTTTAACAACAGCTTGATCACCAATATCATACATTGGTTGTGCGACCGTCGTTAGCTTCGGAATGAACATCCGGCCTACTTTCGTATTATCAAAGCCTAAAACTGAAATTTGCTCTGGAACTTTAATGCCTCTTTCATGCAAGTACGTAATTGCACCTACTGCCATCTCATCACTTGCTGTAAAAACAGCAGTTATTTGGGGATGTTTTTTATAAAAGCGCTCCATCGCTTCATAGCCATCTTCAAATCGGAAATCACCAAATTCAATCGCATCGCTCGGTAACTTCTCTTCATTTAACCTTTTACGAAACCCTTGGTGCCTTGTATATCCCGCTATAGGATCATCTAACGGGCCACTAATCATCCCAATCAATCGATGATTTTTGCTGATCAAATATGACGCTGCATCATAGCCTGCTCGTACATCGTTTATTCTCACGGTTGGAATATCGTGCATCTGACTTTCTGTAGATGCTAAAACAATAGGTAGATTCGCAGTTTTACAAAAATCATAATAAGCGTCGGTTAGCGCTTCACTCGTTATAATTACACCATCAGCTTGTTTTTCTTTTAAGGCTTTTAAATAGTTTAATGCTCGCTCTTCATTTCGATCGGTATTACATAACATTAAATTGAGATCTAATCGATTAGCCGCATTCTCCATGCCTAAAATAACTTCTGACACATAGGAATTGGAGATATCAGGAATCAGTGCACCGATTGTTTGTGTCTTTTTATAGATTAATCCTCTTGCCAATGCATTCGGTGAATAATTTAATTCCTGAATAGCAGCTTGAACTTTTTTTCGTTTCTCTTCTTTAACAGAGTCAGGTGAATTCATTACTCGTGAAACTGTACTTACCGAAACACCAGCCCTTTTGGCTACATCTTTAATTGTTGGGGTCATATCGATCACTTCTTCACGTTATATTATTTATAAATAGCTTTGGCTCCATTCAAAACGAGCTTTTCTCCACGGTGGAAAAGTTCTAGCTCTTCCCCTTCTTCAAGAGAATAAGTGACACCACCTTGAGACATTTCGATTTTAAGCAGCGACCCTCGGAAGACAAGTTTGAATGATAATTTCTCCCATTTTTCAGGTAGCTGAGGTTTTAAATGTAGTTCGCCGTTTTTAATGCGTAGTCCTGCAAAACCATAAACGATAGCAAGCCATGTTCCACCCATGTTTGCCATATGCAGGCCGTCTTTCGTGTTTTTATGAATATTATCGATATCTAATCGTGCCGTTTTATTAAAATAGTCATATGCCTTTTCTTGATAACCAAACTTTGATGCCATGACACTGAATACGCAATAAGAAAGAGAGGAATCGTGTGTTGTCACTTTCTCATAGTAGTCGTAAGAACGTTTCATCACATCAATGTCTTCAATATCATCTAACAAGAAATGTGCTAAAACCGTATCTGCCTGCTTACAAACTTGATATCGATATAATGTTAATGGATGATAATTTAATAATAATGGGAACTGTTCTTCTGGCGTATTATCTAAATCCCATTTCTTCTTTTGAAGGAACGTATCATCTTGGGCATTGATTTTAAGTTCTTTATCATATGGCAAATACATCTTCTCAGCTGCTTCTTGCCACTCAGTCACTTCTT
The Bacillus shivajii DNA segment above includes these coding regions:
- a CDS encoding LacI family DNA-binding transcriptional regulator; translated protein: MTPTIKDVAKRAGVSVSTVSRVMNSPDSVKEEKRKKVQAAIQELNYSPNALARGLIYKKTQTIGALIPDISNSYVSEVILGMENAANRLDLNLMLCNTDRNEERALNYLKALKEKQADGVIITSEALTDAYYDFCKTANLPIVLASTESQMHDIPTVRINDVRAGYDAASYLISKNHRLIGMISGPLDDPIAGYTRHQGFRKRLNEEKLPSDAIEFGDFRFEDGYEAMERFYKKHPQITAVFTASDEMAVGAITYLHERGIKVPEQISVLGFDNTKVGRMFIPKLTTVAQPMYDIGDQAVVKLNTILNGMKLKDTKSYLPHEIIERESVRTLNV